From Pseudomonas fluorescens:
CCTTGTTCGCCGGGTTGCTGGTGCCTGGCCTGACGCGCGGTATCGACCGGCGCCTGGTGCTGTTGGGGTTCTCCACGCTGATGATTGCGTCCAACCTGCTGGTGGCGTTCTCGTCCAGCCTGTTGGTGCTGTTGTTGATGCGCATCTTGCTGGGCATTGCCCTTGGCGGTTTCTGGAGCATGGCGGCGGCGGTTGCGATGCGCCTGGTACCGGCGGCGTTGCTGCCCCGTGCCCTGTCGATCATCTTCAGCGGCATTGCGCTGGGTACCGTCGTCGCAGTGCCGTTGGGCAGCTACCTCGGCGGCCTGTACGGCTGGCGCAGCGCGTTTGTCGCTGCCGCCGCCGTTGGCGTGGTGACCCTGGCGTTCCAGCTGTTCACACTGCCACGCCTGGCACCCCGTGGCACCGCACGCCTGCGCACCGTGCTTGATGTACTGCTGCGCCCCGGCATTGCCGTGGGCATGTTCGGCTGCGTGCTGGTGCACACCGGGCACTTCGCGCTGTTTACCTACATTCGCCCGTTCCTGGAAAGCACCACCGGGGTCGGCCCCCAAGGGCTGGCACTGATGCTGCTGGGGTTTGGCGTGGCGAATTTTGTCGGCACGCTGCTGGCCGGGTGGTTGCTGGTGCGCAATCCCCGTGGAACCCTGGTGTTGATGCCGGTCCTGGTGGGCGTCGCTGCGTTGGCCCTGGTGCTGCTGCCGGCATCGCTGCCGGGCCAGGCGTTGCTCCTGGCGCTGTGGGGCATGGCCTTCGGCGGCGTGCCGGTAGCGTGGTCGAACTGGGTGGCGCGTGCGGTGCCGGATCAGGCGGAAAGTGCCGGTGGCATGGTGGTCGCTTCGGTGCAATCGGCAATCGCGGCGGGTGCCGCTGGCGGGGGTGCGATGTTCAGTGCCACCGGCATCGACGGGGTGTTTCTGGGCGCGGGTTGCTTGATGCTGCTGGCGGCGTTGTTGATCGCCCTGCGTGTGCAGGTACCCCGGCACGCTGAGGCGGGGAGTGTGACGCACCACCCGTCTTTGGTTTAGTCT
This genomic window contains:
- a CDS encoding MFS transporter encodes the protein MNDCVSHAPVDCRVEPTTPAWMAVFSLAMGVFGLLTAEYLPASLLTPMALDLGVSQALAGQAVTVTAVVALFAGLLVPGLTRGIDRRLVLLGFSTLMIASNLLVAFSSSLLVLLLMRILLGIALGGFWSMAAAVAMRLVPAALLPRALSIIFSGIALGTVVAVPLGSYLGGLYGWRSAFVAAAAVGVVTLAFQLFTLPRLAPRGTARLRTVLDVLLRPGIAVGMFGCVLVHTGHFALFTYIRPFLESTTGVGPQGLALMLLGFGVANFVGTLLAGWLLVRNPRGTLVLMPVLVGVAALALVLLPASLPGQALLLALWGMAFGGVPVAWSNWVARAVPDQAESAGGMVVASVQSAIAAGAAGGGAMFSATGIDGVFLGAGCLMLLAALLIALRVQVPRHAEAGSVTHHPSLV